One Streptococcus sp. VT 162 genomic window, TCTTGTTGGAATTGTTTGCCTTTAAAATGATTCATCTCTCAAGCCTTACTAACCTTTTTTCTGCTCTTTGAGAAGCTGAAGGTCGTGCTAGTAACTACCTTTTTGGCTTGATTAACTCTGTCATTTACCTTATTTTGGCTTTGCAGAAAGGCTTTTATGGTGAGGTGCTAACGACACTCTACTTTACGGCCATGCAGCCAATTGGACTTTTAGTGTGGATCTACCAAGCACAGTTTAAAAAGGAAAAACAGGAGTTTGTCGCACGTAAACTGGACGGCAAGGGCTGGACCAAGTATCTTTCCATTAGTGTTCTTTGGTTGTTGGTATTTGGATTCATCTATCAGTCTATCGGAGCCAATCGTCCTTATCGCGATTCCATTACTGATGCGACCAATGGGGTAGGGCAAATCCTCATGACAGCTGTTTACCGTGAACAATGGATATTCTGGGCAGCTACCAATGTCTTTTCTATCTATCTCTGGTGGGGAGAAAGCCTGCAAATCCAAGGGAAATACCTGATTTACTTGATCAATAGTCTAGTTGGGTGGTATCAGTGGAGCAAGGCAGCAAAGAGTGCTTAAAAAAGTAAAAAAGGATCAGATGATCCTTTTTTTGTGTTAGAGCAAGATGAATAATACCGTAATGATAATAGCGCTCGTTATACGAATAATGTGGTGCGATATATGTTGATTTTCTTGCTGTCGCCCGTTCCAGTAGGCACCATAGCAGACGATACTCGAACCCACAATCCATAGTAGAATGGTTGCCAGTGGGACGAAGTAAAAGATAGCTAGAGCCAGAGAAGTGATGCAACTGCCGACCAAGATGCACGTGTTTCCCAGACTGTAGTTCTTTTGTTTCATGGCTGAAAAAGCAGCAGCAAGGTGAAGTAATGAGAATGCGAGAGCTAGTACGATTGTTAATATTCCTAGAATCATCGAAGTTAACATAGTTGGTTCCTTTCTGAGTTACAGGCTTAGTTATCAAGTGGAGTTGTAGAGGTCATCTCCATTACATCAAGGTAAAATCTCACCACTTGCTCTTCGGTATAAGATTTTCCTTTTTTTAGCCACCAAGTTAGAGTCTCGATAAAGTTCGTTACAACAAAATGCTGGAGGTAGGAGGCTGGAATGTTTGGGTAGGCCTCTTGCAAGTCACCCGCCACCATGGGATAAACGTGGTGTTCGAGTTCCTTGTGTAGTTGGCGGAGGAA contains:
- a CDS encoding glucuronide permease produces the protein MLTSMILGILTIVLALAFSLLHLAAAFSAMKQKNYSLGNTCILVGSCITSLALAIFYFVPLATILLWIVGSSIVCYGAYWNGRQQENQHISHHIIRITSAIIITVLFILL